Proteins co-encoded in one Streptococcus pyogenes genomic window:
- a CDS encoding GntR family transcriptional regulator, which produces MTKLLYKKIYHFIKEQIASGRLQIGDRLPTEKELSEQFSVSRITSKRALVELEQEGLITRSRGKGSFVAKKQVTSPEANKDLLLILPFASDYELGDYAKGIMTSIAETGYRLMVQLASTVRLDTLSDYAGIIYYPEDVNHSIDFLFYCDHHHIPLVLLDKSLDLFQFPSVVADNKGGACQLTQHLIEQGCDQISFVATGSFGEVSSVRDRYLGYLAAMAESSLKSHYFPKTETETTDAYLDRLVKTLSETTATKRGLVVENDWLAIQLIQKITQVGLSIPDQVAIVGFDNSQASRLLSPKLSTAAQDFYQMGQEAAKVLLQIIHEPDQAVVSCQLPVQVFIRESSH; this is translated from the coding sequence ATGACAAAATTATTATACAAAAAGATATATCATTTCATTAAAGAGCAGATAGCATCAGGTCGTTTGCAAATTGGTGACCGCCTACCTACTGAAAAAGAATTGTCAGAACAGTTCTCGGTTAGCCGTATCACTTCTAAGCGAGCGCTTGTAGAACTGGAGCAAGAAGGCTTGATTACGAGAAGTCGTGGGAAAGGAAGCTTCGTAGCTAAAAAGCAAGTGACGTCCCCTGAAGCGAATAAGGATTTATTGTTGATTCTTCCTTTTGCTTCTGATTATGAATTGGGAGATTATGCTAAGGGAATTATGACCTCCATTGCTGAAACAGGTTACCGTCTCATGGTTCAATTGGCCAGTACAGTAAGGTTAGACACCCTGTCAGACTATGCTGGGATTATTTATTATCCTGAAGATGTCAATCACAGTATTGATTTCCTGTTTTACTGCGACCATCATCACATTCCTCTAGTCTTGTTGGATAAATCTCTAGATCTTTTTCAGTTTCCGTCTGTTGTAGCGGATAATAAAGGCGGTGCCTGTCAATTGACTCAGCACTTGATTGAGCAAGGCTGTGACCAGATTAGTTTTGTGGCAACAGGCTCTTTTGGAGAAGTATCATCCGTTAGAGACCGTTATTTGGGTTACTTAGCGGCAATGGCAGAATCGTCTCTAAAATCCCATTATTTTCCTAAGACAGAGACTGAAACAACAGATGCTTATTTGGACCGTTTGGTGAAAACCTTATCGGAGACGACAGCCACTAAAAGGGGGCTTGTCGTGGAAAACGATTGGTTGGCTATTCAGCTGATTCAAAAAATCACACAGGTAGGCTTATCTATTCCTGATCAAGTCGCTATTGTAGGCTTTGATAATAGTCAAGCCTCCCGTTTGTTGAGTCCCAAATTAAGCACAGCAGCTCAAGATTTTTACCAAATGGGGCAAGAAGCAGCTAAAGTCTTGTTGCAGATTATTCATGAGCCAGACCAAGCAGTGGTGTCTTGCCAGTTACCTGTTCAAGTATTTATCAGAGAAAGTAGTCACTAA
- a CDS encoding ROK family protein: MSLLCIDIGGTSLKFALCHNGQLSQQSSFPTPSSLEKFYQLLDQEVARYSAYHFSGIAISSPGAVNKEKGVIEGASAIPYIHHFKIQEALEERLHYPISIENDANCAALAEATLGAGKGASSLAMLVLGTGVGGSLVIDGKIYHGAHLFGGEFGFMIMNDRYQTFSQLGTVVNMAKRYSAIVNNGKDYTGKAVLALAEQGDPLALKERQVFLQSLAIGIFNIQHAFDPQLILIGGGVSQADFLLSAIEAELDKLYQAVEISDLRPQLAICHFKNEANLLGAAIDFYQEHKEA, encoded by the coding sequence ATGAGCTTGTTATGTATTGATATAGGAGGCACTTCCCTTAAATTTGCCCTCTGTCACAATGGCCAATTAAGCCAGCAAAGCAGCTTTCCCACTCCCTCTAGTCTGGAAAAGTTTTACCAATTACTCGACCAAGAAGTTGCTCGTTACTCTGCTTACCATTTCTCAGGTATTGCCATCAGTTCACCTGGGGCAGTCAATAAAGAAAAGGGGGTTATCGAAGGCGCCAGCGCTATTCCCTACATTCACCATTTTAAAATACAAGAGGCCTTAGAAGAACGGCTACATTACCCTATTTCTATCGAAAATGATGCCAATTGTGCCGCCTTAGCTGAAGCTACCTTAGGGGCAGGAAAAGGCGCTAGTAGCCTAGCCATGCTCGTTCTTGGTACTGGAGTTGGAGGAAGCTTGGTCATTGATGGCAAGATTTACCATGGTGCCCACTTATTTGGGGGCGAGTTTGGTTTCATGATCATGAACGACCGCTACCAAACCTTTAGTCAGTTAGGGACAGTGGTAAATATGGCCAAGCGCTATAGTGCAATCGTCAATAACGGAAAAGATTATACTGGCAAAGCTGTCCTTGCCCTCGCAGAACAAGGAGATCCCCTAGCACTCAAAGAAAGGCAGGTCTTTCTCCAAAGTTTAGCCATCGGTATTTTTAACATTCAACACGCCTTTGATCCTCAACTGATTTTAATCGGGGGTGGTGTTTCCCAAGCTGACTTTCTACTGTCAGCGATTGAAGCTGAACTAGACAAACTCTACCAAGCCGTCGAAATCTCCGACCTTAGACCCCAATTAGCTATTTGTCACTTTAAAAACGAAGCTAATCTTCTGGGAGCTGCCATTGATTTTTACCAAGAACACAAGGAGGCCTAA
- a CDS encoding beta-N-acetylglucosaminidase, with protein MTIYHALKDYQEVMTRGDYLVFDTPLTCRFIGRFFRFENQKALLAELATSKYFQWIEEGQAEVTMKHFFNRQLAKDAFTLKISEDKEIIIESQNLRGFRYAQEALLKVMTFKGDKLYLPIVSVKHSPSFAMRGIIEGFYGTPWTREERLDCLRFIGNKRMNTYMYAPKDDDYQRKLWRDLYPEDWVTYFKELLAVAKEEGLDFWYMISPGLDFDYTKEADYQLLYQKLQQLLALGVCHFGLLLDDIDYQIVDAVERRFKKTAYAQAHLATEVHHFLNQQHAAPELVICPTEYDNHHDSIYLQELSERIPKEVAFFWTGPSTLASQISQADIETMAAVYQRPIIIWDNIPVNDYQKDPERLFLTPFANRSPFLCQPDYQVKGIVSNPMISWELSKLTLTDMSHYLWDANRYQPSHSWLETLTDYTEDTELALALQAFAWHNGNRHLHRDLPFEVEEALLAKDVSTLSAWVAELVERVNTLRKLDKPAFQQAIAPWFERVAKDQDFWQAMLNQEPQLETLYADLQEDKHRIGSDIPSRYYRIYYQQQDKLTANQGQVTQARPEDYA; from the coding sequence ATGACCATTTATCACGCCTTAAAGGATTATCAAGAAGTCATGACAAGAGGAGACTATCTTGTCTTTGACACGCCATTGACTTGCCGATTTATTGGCCGTTTTTTCCGCTTTGAAAATCAAAAAGCCCTGCTGGCAGAATTGGCAACGTCAAAGTATTTTCAGTGGATTGAAGAAGGCCAAGCAGAGGTGACGATGAAACACTTTTTTAACCGTCAGCTGGCTAAGGATGCCTTTACCCTGAAGATTTCAGAAGATAAGGAAATCATTATTGAAAGCCAAAACCTTAGAGGTTTTCGTTACGCCCAAGAAGCTTTGCTTAAAGTCATGACCTTCAAAGGGGATAAACTTTATTTGCCCATTGTTTCTGTCAAGCACAGCCCTTCTTTTGCTATGCGGGGGATAATTGAAGGCTTTTACGGAACACCGTGGACACGAGAAGAGCGGTTAGATTGCCTGCGTTTTATTGGAAATAAAAGGATGAATACTTACATGTATGCTCCTAAAGATGATGATTACCAACGAAAACTGTGGCGCGATCTTTATCCTGAGGATTGGGTGACTTATTTCAAAGAGCTACTTGCAGTAGCCAAGGAAGAAGGGCTTGATTTTTGGTATATGATTAGTCCGGGGCTTGATTTTGATTATACCAAGGAAGCTGACTATCAGTTGCTCTATCAAAAATTGCAACAACTTCTAGCGTTAGGTGTTTGTCATTTTGGGCTTTTGCTGGATGATATTGACTACCAAATTGTAGATGCTGTTGAGAGACGATTCAAAAAGACTGCCTATGCCCAGGCCCACTTGGCAACTGAGGTTCATCACTTTTTAAACCAACAACATGCGGCGCCAGAATTGGTGATCTGTCCGACAGAATACGACAACCACCATGATTCTATCTATTTGCAAGAGCTGTCAGAAAGGATTCCTAAAGAAGTCGCCTTTTTCTGGACAGGCCCAAGCACGCTAGCGAGTCAAATCTCGCAAGCAGATATTGAAACTATGGCAGCAGTATATCAACGGCCTATCATTATTTGGGACAATATTCCTGTTAATGATTATCAAAAAGATCCAGAACGTCTCTTTTTAACCCCTTTTGCCAATCGCTCGCCATTTTTATGCCAGCCAGACTATCAGGTCAAGGGGATTGTTTCTAACCCTATGATTAGTTGGGAATTATCTAAGCTTACCTTGACAGATATGAGCCATTATCTGTGGGATGCTAACCGTTATCAGCCTAGTCATTCTTGGCTAGAAACCTTAACAGACTATACAGAAGATACTGAATTAGCCTTAGCTTTACAGGCATTTGCTTGGCATAATGGCAATCGTCATCTGCACAGGGACCTTCCTTTTGAAGTGGAAGAAGCTCTCCTGGCTAAGGATGTATCAACGTTATCAGCTTGGGTAGCTGAATTGGTCGAACGTGTCAATACGTTGAGAAAGCTAGATAAGCCAGCGTTTCAACAAGCTATTGCTCCTTGGTTTGAACGGGTGGCCAAAGACCAAGATTTTTGGCAGGCTATGTTAAATCAGGAGCCTCAGTTGGAAACACTCTATGCTGACTTACAAGAAGATAAACACCGTATTGGAAGTGACATTCCAAGTCGTTACTATCGCATCTACTATCAACAGCAAGATAAACTAACAGCTAATCAAGGTCAAGTTACCCAAGCAAGACCGGAAGACTATGCTTAG
- a CDS encoding glycoside hydrolase family 1 protein, with amino-acid sequence MLAFPKEFWWGGATSGPQSEGRFAKQHRNLFDYWYEEEPDLFYDYVGPDTASDAYHQIESDLTLLASLGHNSYRTSIQWTRLIDDFEQATINPDGLAYYNRVIDACLANGIRPVINLHHFDLPIALYQAYGGWESKHVVDLFVAFSKVCFEQFGDRVKDWFVHNEPMVVVEGSYLMQFHYPAIVDGKKAVQVAYNLALATAKVIQAYRRGPAELSDGRIGTILNLTPAYPASQSEADMAAAHFAELWNNDLFMEAAVHGKFPEELVAVLKKDGVLWQSTPEELALIAENRVDYLGLNFYHPKRVKAPDAIPVISPSWSPEWYYDPYLMPGRRMNVDKGWEIYPEAVYDIAIKMRDHYDNIPWFLSENGVGISGEDRYRDETGQIQDDYRIQFLKEHLTYLHKGIEAGSNCFGYHVWTPIDGWSWLNAYKNRYGLVENNIHTQVRRPKASAYWFKKVATHNRLISLEVMEEFGGSASHLSD; translated from the coding sequence ATGTTAGCATTTCCAAAAGAGTTTTGGTGGGGAGGAGCCACCTCAGGCCCTCAAAGTGAGGGGCGTTTTGCTAAGCAGCACCGCAATCTCTTTGATTATTGGTATGAAGAGGAGCCTGACTTGTTTTACGATTACGTGGGACCTGATACGGCTTCGGATGCCTATCATCAGATTGAATCTGATTTGACCTTGTTAGCTTCACTAGGTCACAATTCTTACCGTACCTCCATTCAGTGGACACGTTTGATTGATGACTTTGAGCAAGCGACGATTAATCCTGATGGCCTTGCCTATTATAATCGAGTGATTGATGCTTGCTTGGCCAATGGTATTCGTCCTGTTATTAATTTGCATCATTTTGACCTGCCAATTGCCCTCTATCAAGCCTATGGTGGCTGGGAATCAAAGCATGTTGTGGACTTATTTGTCGCCTTTAGCAAGGTTTGTTTTGAGCAGTTTGGTGATCGGGTTAAGGATTGGTTTGTCCACAATGAACCTATGGTCGTTGTGGAAGGCTCTTATTTAATGCAATTTCATTACCCTGCTATCGTGGATGGGAAAAAAGCAGTCCAGGTCGCCTATAATCTAGCCCTAGCCACAGCCAAGGTTATTCAAGCTTACAGGCGAGGTCCAGCAGAACTTAGTGATGGGCGTATTGGAACCATTCTCAATCTGACGCCAGCCTACCCAGCTAGTCAATCAGAAGCGGATATGGCTGCTGCGCATTTTGCAGAACTTTGGAACAATGACTTGTTTATGGAAGCTGCTGTTCATGGGAAATTCCCAGAAGAATTGGTTGCGGTATTGAAAAAAGATGGGGTTTTGTGGCAATCAACGCCAGAAGAGTTGGCTCTTATTGCTGAGAATAGAGTGGATTATTTGGGATTGAATTTTTACCACCCTAAGCGCGTGAAGGCTCCTGATGCCATTCCAGTGATTAGCCCATCTTGGAGTCCTGAATGGTATTATGATCCCTACCTGATGCCTGGCCGCCGCATGAACGTGGATAAGGGGTGGGAGATCTATCCTGAGGCTGTCTATGATATTGCCATCAAGATGCGAGACCATTACGACAATATTCCTTGGTTCTTATCTGAAAATGGTGTAGGGATTTCAGGAGAAGACCGTTACCGTGATGAAACTGGTCAGATTCAAGATGATTATCGCATCCAATTTTTGAAAGAACATTTAACCTATCTCCACAAAGGAATAGAAGCAGGCTCGAATTGTTTTGGTTACCATGTATGGACACCAATTGATGGCTGGTCTTGGCTCAATGCCTACAAAAACCGCTATGGCCTTGTGGAAAATAATATCCATACCCAAGTGCGACGACCTAAAGCTTCAGCTTATTGGTTTAAAAAAGTAGCTACTCATAACCGCTTGATTTCATTAGAAGTAATGGAGGAGTTTGGAGGCTCTGCTTCTCACCTCAGTGATTGA